In a single window of the Natrialba magadii ATCC 43099 genome:
- a CDS encoding class I SAM-dependent methyltransferase gives MGFHTFPVERADKLEDPSRYRFCSREELLEMLAPDADDVVADLGSGTGFYSRDVAPFVDTVYAVDLQEEMHEYHRTEGLAPNVTLVTAGVDSLPFEDDELDGAFSTMTHHEYATDETMAELARVIRPGGRLVTVDWSGAGTGDDGPSMDERFSPDEVVGQLEDAGFSLERVHDRPETLAVVVRR, from the coding sequence ATGGGATTCCACACGTTCCCCGTCGAGCGCGCTGATAAACTCGAGGACCCGTCACGGTACCGCTTCTGTTCGCGCGAAGAGCTACTCGAGATGCTCGCGCCGGACGCCGACGACGTCGTCGCGGATCTGGGATCTGGAACGGGTTTTTACTCGCGGGATGTCGCGCCGTTCGTCGACACAGTGTACGCGGTCGACCTGCAAGAGGAGATGCACGAGTATCACCGCACGGAAGGACTCGCACCGAACGTCACGCTGGTCACGGCCGGGGTCGACTCGTTGCCATTCGAGGACGACGAACTGGACGGTGCGTTCTCGACGATGACACACCACGAGTACGCGACGGACGAGACGATGGCGGAACTCGCCCGCGTGATCCGCCCAGGCGGCCGGCTCGTCACCGTCGACTGGTCTGGCGCCGGTACCGGCGATGATGGCCCGTCGATGGACGAACGATTCAGTCCTGACGAGGTCGTCGGTCAACTCGAGGACGCCGGGTTTTCGCTCGAGCGCGTTCACGACCGTCCGGAGACGCTGGCGGTCGTCGTGCGTCGCTAA
- a CDS encoding cytochrome c biogenesis protein CcdA encodes MTELSLLSSVAFALTAGVATFFSPCAYPLLPGYVGFYVSRADGNNASLGGSTMRGIVAGVGVLGTLTALLGVTFWLGHSTVSRLTIFESLVGALLIGFGLLVLADRAPSLSIPLPKRRSGVLGFGIFGAGYALAGAGCAAPVFLAVVARALSLPADAAAVVLVTYVGSVAPLMLAITVATGVGLLTSAGRFAAYSGHLKKLAGAVMVVAGIGQLYLALVVY; translated from the coding sequence GTGACCGAACTGTCGTTGCTGTCGTCGGTCGCCTTCGCACTTACCGCCGGCGTCGCGACCTTCTTCAGTCCCTGTGCGTACCCGCTGTTACCGGGCTACGTCGGGTTCTATGTCAGTCGGGCCGATGGAAACAATGCATCACTCGGCGGGTCAACGATGCGGGGAATCGTTGCCGGAGTTGGTGTGCTGGGAACACTGACCGCTCTCCTTGGCGTGACGTTCTGGCTCGGACACTCGACAGTGTCGCGCCTGACGATCTTCGAGTCGCTCGTCGGGGCACTGCTGATTGGATTCGGCCTCCTCGTCCTCGCCGATCGTGCACCGTCGCTATCGATCCCGCTTCCGAAACGTCGATCCGGCGTACTTGGGTTCGGTATCTTCGGCGCGGGCTACGCGCTCGCAGGGGCAGGGTGTGCCGCCCCCGTCTTCCTCGCCGTCGTCGCCCGTGCACTGTCGCTCCCGGCCGACGCAGCGGCCGTCGTTCTGGTGACGTATGTCGGGAGTGTGGCCCCCCTGATGCTCGCGATAACGGTTGCGACCGGGGTGGGACTACTGACGAGTGCGGGTCGGTTCGCGGCATACTCGGGTCACCTGAAAAAACTCGCTGGCGCAGTCATGGTCGTCGCCGGAATCGGCCAGCTCTATCTGGCGCTCGTCGTCTACTGA
- a CDS encoding TlpA family protein disulfide reductase, producing MRRRDVIAGVASLGVVGGGGLVAVRGLPSVDSDGATHSEGSDAEPADPITIETVAAPGSEAGEATIPADDRVTFVDFFGTWCPPCIEQMPALADTHDRIGEDVLFLSVTNEAVGSSITEAELVAWWDNHDGDWLLGLDPAAELTARYFAGGYPSAVTIDTDGHAQWSDSGVKTADELAAGIERALETERDA from the coding sequence ATGCGACGCCGAGACGTCATCGCAGGCGTCGCCAGTCTGGGTGTCGTTGGTGGCGGCGGATTGGTCGCTGTTCGTGGACTGCCGTCGGTCGACAGCGACGGGGCGACGCACTCGGAGGGATCGGACGCAGAACCGGCCGATCCCATCACGATCGAGACGGTTGCAGCACCGGGCAGTGAGGCCGGCGAGGCCACCATTCCAGCGGACGACCGGGTGACGTTCGTCGATTTCTTCGGGACGTGGTGTCCACCGTGTATCGAACAGATGCCCGCGCTAGCCGACACCCACGACCGAATCGGAGAGGACGTGCTGTTTCTCTCGGTCACGAACGAGGCAGTTGGGTCATCCATCACCGAGGCTGAACTGGTCGCGTGGTGGGACAACCACGACGGTGACTGGCTGCTCGGCCTCGATCCCGCGGCCGAACTGACCGCACGGTATTTCGCCGGCGGGTATCCCTCCGCCGTCACAATCGATACGGACGGTCACGCCCAGTGGTCCGATTCGGGTGTCAAGACCGCGGATGAACTCGCGGCAGGGATCGAACGGGCACTCGAGACGGAGCGGGACGCGTGA
- a CDS encoding SCO family protein, which yields MNRRVCLRSIAASSVVTTAGCLESLSQENDEQRERPHAEGVTLGPPEIDLREASHPSYGEAMPTVEFRDPLADEPISTAQFEGDRTVLLTFFYTSCPDGACPALLLRLRRAQEVTAEQGYCDDAAFLAMTFDPERDTEDVLRTHAGEQGVDLEAGNWHFLRPDRYEEAEESLTEQFGLPLEERDAEEYEHLEYMFPHFNYIFLVNERGRIERVYPDGATVEPSQVVGDFETVVSA from the coding sequence ATGAACCGGCGTGTGTGCCTCCGATCGATCGCCGCCTCGAGTGTTGTGACTACTGCAGGCTGTCTCGAGTCACTCTCGCAGGAGAACGACGAACAGCGCGAACGACCGCACGCCGAGGGCGTCACGCTCGGACCGCCGGAAATAGACCTGCGTGAGGCATCGCATCCGAGCTACGGTGAGGCGATGCCGACGGTCGAGTTTCGTGATCCGCTGGCCGACGAGCCCATCTCGACCGCCCAGTTCGAGGGTGACCGAACCGTCCTGCTGACGTTCTTTTATACCTCGTGTCCAGACGGCGCGTGTCCCGCGCTCCTCCTTCGGTTACGGCGAGCACAGGAAGTCACAGCCGAACAGGGGTATTGCGACGACGCCGCGTTTCTCGCGATGACGTTCGACCCAGAGCGTGATACCGAGGACGTGTTACGAACGCATGCGGGCGAACAGGGCGTCGACCTCGAGGCGGGTAACTGGCACTTCCTCCGCCCGGACCGCTACGAGGAGGCAGAAGAGAGTCTTACCGAGCAGTTTGGACTGCCACTCGAGGAACGGGATGCCGAGGAGTACGAACACCTGGAGTACATGTTCCCGCACTTCAACTACATCTTTCTCGTCAACGAGCGAGGGCGCATCGAGCGGGTGTATCCGGACGGAGCAACCGTCGAGCCGTCGCAAGTGGTCGGGGATTTCGAAACGGTGGTGTCGGCGTAG
- a CDS encoding DUF7521 family protein produces MEASFLVAKLITLVLSLVVAYLAYHGYRRSGQKPMLYVSGGFVFIGVGAICEGLIYQVFGTTIASAALVQGIIVSSGMVLVLLSLWNH; encoded by the coding sequence ATGGAAGCGTCGTTTCTGGTTGCCAAACTCATCACGCTCGTCTTGAGCCTCGTGGTCGCGTACCTCGCGTATCACGGCTACCGCCGGAGTGGACAGAAGCCGATGCTATACGTCTCCGGCGGATTCGTCTTTATCGGCGTCGGTGCGATCTGTGAGGGGCTCATCTACCAGGTGTTCGGGACGACGATCGCGTCCGCAGCGCTCGTGCAGGGAATCATCGTCTCGAGTGGGATGGTGCTCGTCCTCCTGTCGCTGTGGAACCACTGA
- a CDS encoding ArsR/SmtB family transcription factor, with product MSHGGTTESADIFQILADEYARRILLAADNGPKTAKTLSEECDASLTTIYRRVSTLQEHDLIEERHTVDSDGSHRSEFETALEELHVDITDGQLSLTIETRDELADNFTSLWSDLRGGE from the coding sequence GTGTCACACGGAGGGACCACAGAGTCGGCAGACATCTTCCAGATTCTCGCAGACGAATACGCACGGCGGATTCTGCTCGCCGCAGATAACGGGCCGAAGACCGCGAAAACGCTCAGTGAGGAGTGTGACGCCTCACTGACGACGATCTACCGCCGAGTCTCGACGCTGCAAGAACACGACCTCATCGAAGAACGTCACACCGTCGACTCGGATGGCTCACACCGAAGCGAGTTCGAGACGGCACTCGAGGAACTCCACGTCGACATCACTGACGGGCAACTCTCGCTGACGATCGAAACGCGCGACGAGCTCGCAGACAACTTCACGTCGCTGTGGAGCGATCTCCGGGGTGGTGAGTAA
- a CDS encoding thioredoxin family protein: MNDNARATQGAETDENENRNGNGNGNENENEDRNTPETPIKLDDVADYDDLLDRHELVLLEFVTSGCGICASMEPVLGAVARSAPGAVATVNAGYVPDLADEFGVRRVPTLVVLKDGDEVARLDDGFQSAETVVEVLETHAAA, encoded by the coding sequence ATGAACGACAACGCACGAGCAACGCAGGGTGCCGAAACGGACGAAAACGAGAACAGAAACGGAAACGGGAATGGGAACGAGAACGAAAACGAAGACAGAAACACCCCAGAAACACCGATCAAACTGGACGACGTGGCCGACTACGACGACCTGCTCGACCGTCACGAACTCGTACTACTCGAGTTCGTCACGTCGGGATGTGGGATCTGTGCATCGATGGAGCCAGTGCTCGGAGCGGTCGCACGCAGTGCGCCGGGCGCGGTAGCGACCGTGAACGCGGGCTATGTTCCGGACCTCGCTGACGAATTCGGTGTTCGGCGTGTTCCGACGCTCGTCGTTCTGAAAGACGGTGACGAAGTCGCGCGGCTGGACGACGGGTTCCAGAGTGCCGAAACGGTTGTCGAGGTGCTCGAGACTCACGCAGCAGCGTGA
- a CDS encoding DsbA family protein, with amino-acid sequence MPLNTPSRRAVLAGSVLALGGGSTYYLFQSRTDATHDLSPTLHASEDTSALGVDLAGKPTMGSPAAPLEIYYWTDFQCPYCEQFERETLPDLVADYTDSGDVRIVFIMLPLFGSDSMTAAVASRCVWEQIRESDPDSYWDWHAAVFDAQDERNSGWAGTDNLLEITESVPAVDADALATCLEQDRSRIEDAVEADAAQAQSFGIHSTPTFVVFDPETEAAGTLVGAQPNERFDDAIEQIRTA; translated from the coding sequence ATGCCCCTCAACACGCCGTCTCGCCGTGCCGTTCTTGCCGGGTCCGTTCTCGCCCTCGGCGGTGGAAGTACCTACTATCTTTTCCAGTCGAGAACTGATGCCACCCACGATCTCTCACCGACACTTCACGCAAGTGAGGACACGTCGGCGCTCGGTGTCGATCTTGCGGGAAAGCCGACCATGGGATCACCTGCTGCACCGCTCGAAATCTACTACTGGACGGACTTCCAGTGCCCGTATTGCGAACAGTTCGAACGGGAGACGCTTCCTGACCTCGTCGCCGACTATACCGACTCCGGCGACGTTCGCATCGTCTTCATTATGCTCCCGCTTTTCGGCTCCGATTCGATGACCGCCGCGGTCGCCTCCCGGTGCGTCTGGGAACAGATTCGCGAGTCCGACCCGGACAGCTACTGGGACTGGCACGCCGCGGTCTTCGACGCGCAGGACGAACGCAATTCGGGCTGGGCCGGGACTGACAATCTGCTCGAAATTACCGAGTCCGTTCCTGCTGTCGATGCTGACGCGCTTGCGACGTGTCTCGAACAGGATCGATCGCGGATCGAAGACGCGGTCGAGGCTGATGCAGCGCAGGCACAGTCGTTCGGCATCCACAGCACGCCAACGTTCGTCGTTTTCGATCCGGAAACCGAGGCTGCCGGCACACTCGTCGGCGCGCAACCGAACGAGCGGTTCGACGATGCGATCGAACAGATCCGAACTGCCTGA
- a CDS encoding universal stress protein — MKAVLATDLSAASEATIENETCLECLGRIGIEEMHLVTVIPSNVHAGMPGIDFEKRRRKAIKNYERVIERAGFDVETHVVRGTPHRRIRGIGETIGASLTVVGSRGKSPLENRVIGSTARNLSRTTETPLLVNRIEREADDPSVVRQHLFQRMLYATDFSENAERAFEAFSYLRHATQETTLVHVETPKDPGLSADNDPETQLAELADQLEKWGIETQIEVRQGDPADEILAVEEAVDPTTILVGSRGHSRLRRLLLGSVSEELVAQANGNVMLVPPS, encoded by the coding sequence ATGAAAGCGGTACTCGCCACAGACCTCTCAGCCGCCAGTGAGGCAACCATCGAGAACGAGACCTGTCTCGAGTGTCTCGGCCGAATCGGTATCGAGGAAATGCATCTGGTGACGGTAATCCCGTCGAACGTCCACGCGGGCATGCCCGGTATCGACTTCGAAAAGCGACGCCGAAAGGCGATCAAAAATTACGAACGCGTCATCGAACGCGCCGGCTTCGACGTCGAGACGCACGTCGTCCGTGGAACGCCCCACCGTCGAATTCGGGGCATCGGCGAAACGATCGGTGCAAGTCTCACGGTCGTCGGCTCGCGCGGGAAGAGTCCACTCGAGAACCGTGTCATCGGCTCGACGGCACGCAACCTCTCACGAACGACCGAGACACCCCTACTCGTCAACCGAATCGAACGCGAGGCCGACGACCCGTCCGTCGTCAGACAGCACCTCTTCCAGCGGATGCTGTATGCGACGGACTTCTCCGAGAACGCCGAGCGCGCGTTCGAGGCGTTCTCGTACCTGCGTCACGCGACTCAGGAGACCACTCTCGTCCACGTCGAGACGCCCAAGGATCCGGGACTGTCGGCGGACAACGATCCCGAAACGCAGCTGGCAGAACTGGCTGACCAACTCGAGAAGTGGGGTATCGAAACCCAAATCGAGGTTCGACAGGGCGACCCAGCCGACGAGATCCTCGCCGTAGAGGAGGCCGTCGATCCGACGACGATTCTCGTCGGGTCGCGGGGTCACAGTCGACTGCGCAGGCTGCTTCTCGGCAGCGTCTCCGAAGAGTTGGTCGCGCAGGCGAACGGCAACGTGATGCTCGTACCCCCGTCCTGA
- a CDS encoding DUF7512 family protein codes for MIESVPFPAPVQATLLVGVILVQAVALYVGYGVLERVAMPLIETITDA; via the coding sequence ATGATCGAGTCTGTCCCCTTCCCCGCACCGGTACAGGCGACGCTCCTCGTGGGCGTCATCCTCGTCCAGGCCGTTGCCCTCTACGTCGGCTACGGCGTCCTCGAGCGAGTTGCAATGCCACTGATCGAAACAATCACGGACGCCTAA
- a CDS encoding sulfite exporter TauE/SafE family protein, giving the protein MEILGLSLTLLVLFVSFGFMVGVLFGFFGMGGSFLITPTLLILDYPASVAIGSGLAFYFGTSVIAVLKHYDVGQVDYKLGAILFVVLSIGIELGSRLVFGLEALGIANLVTGVAYVVLLAGIGALFLRRAANLDDEDDAAEDSDEDSVSDEEIPAIGQKIQSYTIPPMINLTSGGRASVWTITGAGGSVGLVSGLIGVGGGFIRMPAIYYLIGTPLTAAVGTSLFAGLFSGAFGTFTYGMSGSVDLTVVSLLLVGSALGARIGSAATTMVEEDDVIIYFGIMMVLASGGIALSELANWLGTGALDLVSVLLLVGSSFFVALMILYKVVQAFETNESNTHATPNGDD; this is encoded by the coding sequence ATGGAGATACTGGGACTTAGCCTGACCTTGCTGGTGCTGTTCGTGAGCTTCGGCTTTATGGTCGGCGTCCTGTTTGGCTTCTTCGGGATGGGCGGTTCCTTCCTGATCACGCCAACGCTGTTGATCCTCGACTATCCCGCCTCGGTTGCTATCGGCAGCGGCCTGGCGTTTTACTTCGGGACCTCAGTGATCGCCGTCCTCAAACACTACGACGTCGGGCAGGTCGACTACAAACTCGGTGCGATCCTGTTCGTCGTCCTCTCGATCGGGATCGAACTCGGTAGCCGACTCGTATTCGGCCTCGAAGCGTTGGGTATCGCGAATCTCGTCACGGGCGTCGCGTACGTCGTCCTGCTGGCGGGAATCGGCGCGCTGTTCCTTCGCCGGGCCGCTAATCTCGACGATGAGGACGATGCAGCGGAGGACAGCGACGAAGACAGCGTTAGTGACGAGGAGATTCCGGCCATCGGCCAGAAGATTCAGTCGTACACCATCCCCCCAATGATCAACCTCACCTCCGGCGGTCGAGCCTCGGTGTGGACGATCACCGGTGCCGGCGGGAGCGTCGGTCTCGTCTCGGGGTTAATCGGCGTCGGTGGCGGCTTCATCCGCATGCCTGCGATCTACTACCTGATTGGCACACCACTGACTGCAGCCGTCGGGACTAGCCTGTTCGCCGGGCTGTTCTCGGGTGCGTTCGGGACGTTCACCTACGGTATGTCGGGCAGCGTCGATCTGACGGTCGTCTCGCTGTTGCTTGTCGGTAGTGCCCTTGGCGCACGGATCGGATCGGCCGCGACGACGATGGTCGAAGAGGACGACGTCATCATATACTTCGGTATCATGATGGTTCTCGCCAGCGGTGGGATCGCGCTTTCGGAGCTTGCGAACTGGCTCGGAACGGGCGCACTCGACCTGGTGAGCGTTCTCCTGCTCGTCGGCTCGTCGTTTTTCGTCGCACTGATGATCCTCTACAAGGTCGTTCAGGCGTTCGAGACGAACGAATCGAACACGCACGCCACCCCAAACGGTGATGATTGA
- a CDS encoding cation:proton antiporter domain-containing protein: MTLIAIVALILALGVASRVLADRLRIPSVLFLIFAGIVIGPEVLGIVSEDTFGGGLSAIVGVSVAIILFEGGYHLHLEKLRESPTALLRLTTVGAVITWLGTAAAVVVFLETSLEVGLLVGALLIATGPTVIGPILQVVTVRDHVASVLEGEGVINDITAAILVVVVFEVLIAGNGTPAALVGDFAMRLVIGLSFGALVAAVVWFLLDRGGSRPCAAPLHARLIVLAGIIVAYAGAETLASETGIAAAAMAGFALGNVDLPYHEDVIDFLDDLSVVVLSFIFIALAALIDFADIRALGLAGLAIVVAITLVLRPAVIYLSTTNARFTHNERLFLSAVGPRGIIPASVATLFAVELQALGRPQEAQLLAGTVFLIIFATVVLQAGLARQIANYLDVSPMRTILVGGGRVGLSLAERLEQDGENVLLIDNDPAAVETARKRGIRAMEGNGTDAAILEQAGADDAKSVIATTPDDDVNLLVCQLAKTTFDVETVASRVNQPDNVDAFESLGVHAIDLSMATAWSLENVLERPSLSAWMNELGRTGDVQEIEVTATELVGKTIATLNAEIPEGVIVGLLTHQDGTTEVPTGDHELRDGDRVTFIGQTDAVERAIKRFHPHD, translated from the coding sequence GTGACTCTCATCGCAATCGTCGCGCTCATTCTGGCGCTCGGGGTCGCCTCCCGCGTTCTTGCCGACCGGCTGCGGATCCCGAGTGTCCTCTTTCTGATCTTCGCGGGGATTGTGATCGGTCCAGAGGTTCTTGGCATCGTCTCCGAGGACACCTTCGGTGGTGGCCTCTCGGCGATAGTCGGCGTCAGCGTTGCGATCATTCTCTTCGAAGGCGGGTATCACCTCCATCTCGAGAAGCTCCGGGAAAGTCCGACGGCACTGCTTCGCCTCACCACCGTCGGCGCGGTGATCACCTGGCTTGGAACCGCCGCCGCTGTCGTCGTCTTCCTCGAGACGAGCCTCGAGGTCGGACTGCTGGTTGGCGCACTGCTGATCGCGACCGGCCCGACGGTAATCGGCCCAATCCTTCAGGTCGTCACCGTCCGCGATCACGTCGCCAGCGTCCTCGAAGGAGAAGGTGTAATCAACGATATCACCGCGGCGATTCTGGTCGTCGTCGTCTTCGAGGTCCTCATCGCAGGCAACGGAACACCGGCCGCACTCGTCGGTGACTTCGCGATGCGACTGGTCATCGGGCTCTCGTTCGGGGCGCTCGTTGCAGCTGTCGTCTGGTTCCTCCTCGACCGTGGGGGGTCCCGGCCGTGTGCAGCGCCGCTCCACGCCCGACTGATCGTTCTCGCCGGCATCATCGTCGCCTACGCCGGCGCCGAAACGCTTGCCAGCGAGACGGGCATCGCTGCTGCCGCGATGGCAGGGTTCGCGCTCGGTAACGTGGACCTGCCCTACCACGAGGACGTGATCGACTTTCTAGACGACCTCTCGGTCGTCGTCCTCTCGTTTATCTTCATTGCACTGGCGGCGTTGATCGACTTCGCGGATATCCGCGCCCTTGGACTGGCCGGTCTCGCCATCGTCGTCGCGATCACGCTGGTGCTCCGGCCGGCCGTCATCTATCTCTCGACGACCAACGCGCGGTTCACCCACAACGAACGGCTCTTCCTCAGTGCCGTCGGTCCGCGCGGGATTATCCCGGCGAGCGTTGCGACGCTGTTTGCCGTCGAGTTGCAGGCACTCGGCCGACCGCAGGAAGCCCAGTTGCTCGCAGGGACCGTCTTTCTCATCATCTTCGCGACGGTCGTCCTTCAGGCCGGCCTCGCACGGCAGATCGCGAACTACCTCGACGTATCACCAATGCGCACAATACTCGTCGGCGGAGGCCGAGTCGGCCTCTCGCTCGCGGAACGACTCGAACAGGACGGAGAAAACGTACTGCTGATCGACAACGACCCTGCTGCGGTCGAGACAGCTCGAAAGCGTGGCATTCGCGCGATGGAGGGTAACGGCACTGACGCTGCTATCCTCGAGCAAGCGGGCGCAGACGATGCGAAATCTGTCATCGCGACCACGCCCGACGACGATGTCAACCTGCTCGTCTGCCAGCTTGCGAAGACAACCTTCGACGTCGAAACGGTTGCCTCACGGGTCAACCAGCCGGATAACGTCGATGCCTTCGAATCACTCGGGGTCCACGCGATCGATCTCTCGATGGCGACCGCGTGGTCACTCGAGAACGTCCTCGAACGTCCATCGCTGTCGGCGTGGATGAACGAACTCGGTCGAACGGGTGACGTTCAGGAGATCGAGGTGACGGCGACGGAACTGGTCGGCAAAACGATCGCCACGCTCAATGCAGAGATCCCCGAGGGAGTCATCGTCGGGTTGCTTACGCACCAGGACGGCACAACCGAAGTGCCGACGGGTGATCACGAACTGCGGGATGGCGATCGCGTGACGTTTATCGGTCAGACGGACGCCGTCGAACGAGCAATCAAGCGGTTCCATCCTCACGATTGA
- a CDS encoding aminotransferase class V-fold PLP-dependent enzyme → MLTPAELRADIPALQETTYLNYGAHGPSPKYVVDAGTDFLRDHEYDAPAVADPYETAFDEFEQTRDAVASFIDAKPDEIALTESTTAGINAIAGAIDWQPGDVVVRTDLEHPAGILPWQRLENEGVDVRTIETSEGYIDRDAFTDAVADARLVTFSAITWTHGTRFPVSELVEIAHDAGTLTLVDAVQVPGQTPMSVADWGADIVAAAGHKWLLGLWGSGFLYVDHDVASDLKPRTVGYRSVETPTAASPVFAAGARRFEVGSANPAPHVALREALHTCSEIGLGRIEQRIQELAARLASGIPDDRLLSPREPESGLVTINVDTPAETIDRLRNGGFVLRELPSPNAIRASVHAVNTPTEVDALLDALQDEW, encoded by the coding sequence ATGCTAACACCGGCAGAACTTCGTGCTGACATCCCTGCACTCCAGGAAACGACGTATTTGAATTACGGTGCGCACGGTCCGAGCCCGAAGTACGTGGTCGACGCTGGCACGGATTTTCTTCGCGACCACGAGTACGACGCGCCTGCTGTGGCTGATCCCTACGAGACCGCATTCGACGAGTTCGAGCAAACGCGGGATGCTGTCGCCTCGTTTATCGATGCGAAACCGGACGAGATTGCGCTCACTGAAAGTACGACGGCCGGAATCAACGCCATCGCCGGTGCGATCGACTGGCAACCCGGCGACGTTGTCGTGCGTACTGATCTCGAGCATCCGGCCGGTATTCTTCCCTGGCAGCGTCTCGAGAACGAGGGTGTCGACGTCCGCACCATCGAGACGAGCGAGGGATACATCGATCGGGATGCCTTCACTGATGCAGTTGCTGATGCCAGACTCGTCACCTTCAGCGCTATCACCTGGACGCACGGGACGCGATTCCCGGTCTCGGAGCTCGTCGAAATCGCCCACGATGCTGGCACACTGACGCTCGTTGATGCCGTTCAGGTACCGGGTCAGACGCCGATGAGCGTCGCTGACTGGGGTGCAGACATTGTCGCTGCTGCCGGCCACAAGTGGCTGCTCGGTCTCTGGGGGAGTGGATTCCTGTACGTCGACCACGATGTCGCCAGTGACCTCAAACCCCGAACGGTCGGCTACCGCAGCGTCGAAACCCCGACCGCAGCGTCACCGGTGTTTGCAGCGGGCGCACGCCGATTCGAAGTGGGCTCTGCGAACCCTGCGCCACATGTCGCACTCCGGGAAGCGCTTCACACGTGCTCCGAAATCGGGCTCGGGCGAATCGAACAGCGGATACAGGAACTCGCGGCCCGACTCGCGTCGGGAATCCCCGATGATCGATTACTCAGCCCACGCGAGCCCGAGTCCGGGCTTGTAACGATCAACGTCGACACACCGGCTGAGACGATCGATCGACTCCGAAATGGTGGGTTCGTGCTTCGTGAGCTTCCGTCACCGAACGCCATTCGTGCCTCTGTACACGCAGTAAATACACCCACCGAAGTTGATGCACTGCTGGACGCGTTGCAAGACGAGTGGTAG
- a CDS encoding cupredoxin domain-containing protein yields the protein MLDSDHVSRRTALRLSLASGVAILAGCADDNDENDVDDENDVDDENGVEDWEDIDEFVFEGRVEAWTGVEPDIIEDEDNPTLTLIEGEEYDFRWINADGVTHNLEIRDGDDEIIDDYQSEDVTEEGEETVLEGVVASEDMDVYICDYHESTQVGDIEVESA from the coding sequence ATGCTCGATTCAGATCACGTTTCACGCCGTACGGCACTGCGGTTGTCTCTCGCGTCTGGTGTTGCAATCCTTGCTGGCTGTGCAGATGATAATGATGAGAACGACGTCGATGACGAGAACGATGTCGACGATGAGAACGGAGTCGAGGACTGGGAAGATATCGACGAGTTCGTTTTCGAGGGGCGAGTCGAAGCCTGGACTGGCGTCGAACCAGATATAATCGAGGACGAAGACAACCCGACACTCACCCTCATCGAGGGTGAGGAGTACGACTTCCGATGGATAAACGCCGACGGAGTGACGCATAACCTCGAAATCAGGGACGGAGACGACGAGATTATCGACGACTACCAGTCCGAGGACGTCACCGAAGAAGGTGAAGAAACGGTGCTCGAGGGAGTCGTTGCCTCCGAAGATATGGACGTCTACATCTGTGACTATCACGAATCGACGCAAGTCGGTGACATCGAGGTAGAGTCCGCCTGA